The Vicia villosa cultivar HV-30 ecotype Madison, WI linkage group LG1, Vvil1.0, whole genome shotgun sequence genome includes a region encoding these proteins:
- the LOC131643751 gene encoding pumilio homolog 4 isoform X2: MASGSKVDVQNLDLRNRTIEDTLQSDLERILQEQRNQQYINRERGFDIYRSGSAPPTVEGSLSAFGSLRNFDYGGNNAGRSNNNNNGILTEDEIRSHPAYLSYYYSHESINPRLPPPLLSKEDWRVAQRFQVGGSSSTDGFGDWRKNATPNGDSSSLFSMQPEFSAKQAENDLMELRKASGRNLSRQSSNHMLDRHMDGMTRMPGNGLGVRRTCYSDIIQDGFDQPALSSNMSRPASHNAFGDISTGIVDRESFEGLRSSASTPGLIGLQNHSVNSHNFSSAVGSSLSRSTTPESHVIGRPVRSGLPHVGSEVFSAEKSGIGLGNHNGRSSNINDLADMVSSLSALNLSGVRRAEQDNLLKSKMQMEVDNHANVLLSTPNNANLPKHNELASELNTFSLNERVNLLKKTASFASLRSNMHSTGNVTSLPNIDFTGQVPGAYPANTKVNNVYSNHLDTALRGRRDGQNLEALGNQVGSEFNSATLDPLDPRIIQCMQQSSDYPMHGMSSSGDPFQMRNFSDASHGELEGLRNAYLETLISQQKQLYELPLLSKSGLLNHGLFGSQPYGLGMPHSGKQMANSALPSIGSGNPLFENERISHINSMMRSSMGGSGSSWHADIGNNMEARFASSLLDEFKNNKAKPFELSDITDHAVQFSTDQYGSRFIQQKLETASVEEKTKIFPEIIPHARALMTDVFGNYVIQKFFEHGTDSQRKELANQLTGHVLTLSLQMYGCRVIQKALEVVDVDQQSQMVSELSGAIMKCVRDQNGNHVIQKCIECVPQDRIQFIISSFYGQVVALSTHPYGCRVIQRVLEHCDDQNTQEIIMDEIMQSVCTLAQDQYGNYVIQHILEHGKPHERTIVISKLAGQIVKMSQQKFASNVIEKCLAFGSPEERQILVNEMLGTSDENEPLQAMMKDPFGNYVVQKVLETCDDQSLELILSRIKVHLNALKRYTYGKHIVSRVEKLITTGERRIGLLA, from the exons ATGGCCAGTGGGAGTAAGGTAGATGTGCAAAATTTGGATTTGAGGAATAGGACTATTGAAGACACCTTGCAGAGTGATCTGGAAAGGATACTGCAAGAGCAGCGTAATCAACAGTATATCAATCGAGAACGTGGTTTCGATATTTATAGGAGTGGAAGTGCGCCTCCGACAGTTGAGGGGTCGTTGAGTGCTTTTGGTAGTTTGAGGAACTTTGATTACGGAGGTAATAATGCTGGGaggagtaataataataataatgggatTTTGACTGAAGATGAGATTCGATCTCATCCGGCGTATCTTTCTTATTATTACTCGCATGAGAGTATCAATCCTAGATTGCCCCCACCGTTATTGTCAAAAGAAGATTGGCGTGTTGCACAAAGGTTTCAAGTTGGTGGGTCTTCTTCAACTGATGGATTTGGGGATTGGAGGAAGAATGCAACCCCGAATGGTGATAGCTCGTCGCTGTTTTCAATGCAACCCGAgttttcagcaaaacaggccgAAAATGATTTGATGGAGCTGAGGAAAGCCAGTGGACGGAATCTCTCTAGGCAGAGTTCAAATCACATGCTTGATAGACATATGGATGGTATGACAAGAATGCCAGGAAATGGTCTTGGTGTGAGAAGGACATGTTATTCAGACATTATTCAG GATGGATTTGATCAACCTGCTTTGTCTAGCAATATGTCACGTCCAGCAAGTCACAATGCATTTGGTGATATTTCAACTGGCATTGTTGATCGCGAGTCCTTCGAGGGGTTGCGTTCATCAGCCTCTACCCCAGGTTTGATCGGACTTCAGAACCACAGTGTAAATTCTCACAATTTTTCATCAGCTGTGGGCTCTTCTCTGTCAAGGTCGACGACCCCTGAATCACACGTTATTGGGAGACCTGTTAGATCTGGGCTTCCTCATGTGGGTAGCGAAGTGTTCTCTGCTGAGAAAAGTGGTATTGGCTTGGGTAACCACAATGGTCGTTCTTCCAATATTAACGATCTTGCTGATATGGTGTCCTCTTTATCAGCATTAAATTTATCAGGTGTTAGACGTGCAGAACAAGATAATCTTTTGAAATCTAAGATGCAGATGGAAGTTGATAATCATGCTAATGTGTTGTTAAGCACACCGAACAATGCTAATTTGCCCAAACATAATGAGCTTGCATCGGAGCTGAATACATTTAGTTTAAATGAGCGAGTCAATCTACTGAAAAAAACTGCTTCTTTTGCTAGTCTCCGTTCAAATATGCATTCTACTGGAAATGTAACAAGTTTGCCAAATATAGACTTCACTGGCCAAGTTCCTGGTGCATATCCTGCAAACACAAAAGTGAATAATGTGTACAGTAATCATCTTGAtacag CTTTGAGGGGTCGGAGAGATGGACAAAATTTAGAGGCATTGGGAAATCAAGTGGGTTCGGAATTCAATTCTGCAACTCTAGACCCACTGGATCCACGCATCATCCAATGCATGCAGCAAAGTTCTGATTACCCCATGCATGGGATGAGTAGTTCTGGCGATCCTTTTCAAATGAGAAATTTCTCTGATGCTTCACATGGAGAGTTAGAGGGACTTCGGAATGCATATCTTGAAACACTTATTAGTCAACAAAAGCAGCTGTATGAACTCCCACTTCTAAGCAAATCTGGTCTTCTTAATCATGGGTTATTTGGGAGCCAACCATATGGTCTTGGAATGCCACATTCAGGAAAGCAGATGGCCAATTCCGCACTTCCTTCTATCGGATCTGGAAATCCACTATTCGAGAATGAACGTATCTCACACATAAATTCTATGATGAGAAGTTCTATGGGAGGTTCTGGCAGCTCATGGCATGCTGATATTGGCAATAACATGGAGGCTAGGTTTGCTTCATCCTTGCTGGATGAGTTCAAGAACAACAAAGCCAAACCTTTTGAACTTTCAGATATCACTGACCATGCAGTACAGTTCAG TACTGATCAGTATGGTAGCCGCTTTATTCAGCAGAAATTAGAAACAGCTTCAGTAGAAGAGAAGACCAAGATATTTCCTGAGATTATTCCTCATGCTCGTGCCTTGATGACTGATGTCTTTGGCAATTATGTCATACAGAAA ttttttgagcacggtactgaTAGTCAAAGAAAGGAATTGGCCAACCAACTTACAGGTCATGTCTTAACTCTTAGTCTGCAAATGTACGGCTGCAGAGTGATTCAGAAG GCCTTGGAGGTGGTTGATGTTGATCAGCAGAGCCAAATGGTGTCAGAGCTCAGTGGTGCAATAATGAAATGCGTGCGTGACCAAAATGGAAACCATGTTATTCAAAAGTGCATAGAGTGTGTCCCTCAAGATAGAATTCAGTTTATCATCTCATCTTTTTATGGACAAGTTGTTGCACTTTCTACTCATCCTTATGGGTGCAGAGTTATTCAG AGGGTTCTAGAACATTGTGATGATCAAAATACTCAAGAAATTATCATGGATGAAATCATGCAATCTGTCTGCACCTTAGCACAGGATCAATATGGAAACTATGTTATTCAG CACATCCTCGAACATGGTAAACCACATGAACGGACTATTGTTATCAGCAAGCTTGCGGGACAAATTGTTAAGATGAGCCAACAAAAGTTTGCTTCTAATGTCATCGAGAAGTGCTTGGCTTTTGGCTCTCCTGAAGAACGTCAAATTTTGGTGAATGAAATGCTAGGTACCTCTGATGAGAATGAGCCCTTACAG GCTATGATGAAAGACCCATTTGGAAATTATGTTGTGCAAAAAGTTCTCGAGACTTGTGATGATCAAAGTCTCGAGCTGATCCTTTCTCGCATCAAGGTTCACTTGAATGCCCTAAAGAGATATACTTACGGCAAACACATAGTTTCTCGTGTGGAGAAATTGATAACCACCGGAG AAAGGCGCATAGGGTTGTTGGCCTAA
- the LOC131643751 gene encoding pumilio homolog 4 isoform X1 encodes MASGSKVDVQNLDLRNRTIEDTLQSDLERILQEQRNQQYINRERGFDIYRSGSAPPTVEGSLSAFGSLRNFDYGGNNAGRSNNNNNGILTEDEIRSHPAYLSYYYSHESINPRLPPPLLSKEDWRVAQRFQVGGSSSTDGFGDWRKNATPNGDSSSLFSMQPEFSAKQAENDLMELRKASGRNLSRQSSNHMLDRHMDGMTRMPGNGLGVRRTCYSDIIQQDGFDQPALSSNMSRPASHNAFGDISTGIVDRESFEGLRSSASTPGLIGLQNHSVNSHNFSSAVGSSLSRSTTPESHVIGRPVRSGLPHVGSEVFSAEKSGIGLGNHNGRSSNINDLADMVSSLSALNLSGVRRAEQDNLLKSKMQMEVDNHANVLLSTPNNANLPKHNELASELNTFSLNERVNLLKKTASFASLRSNMHSTGNVTSLPNIDFTGQVPGAYPANTKVNNVYSNHLDTALRGRRDGQNLEALGNQVGSEFNSATLDPLDPRIIQCMQQSSDYPMHGMSSSGDPFQMRNFSDASHGELEGLRNAYLETLISQQKQLYELPLLSKSGLLNHGLFGSQPYGLGMPHSGKQMANSALPSIGSGNPLFENERISHINSMMRSSMGGSGSSWHADIGNNMEARFASSLLDEFKNNKAKPFELSDITDHAVQFSTDQYGSRFIQQKLETASVEEKTKIFPEIIPHARALMTDVFGNYVIQKFFEHGTDSQRKELANQLTGHVLTLSLQMYGCRVIQKALEVVDVDQQSQMVSELSGAIMKCVRDQNGNHVIQKCIECVPQDRIQFIISSFYGQVVALSTHPYGCRVIQRVLEHCDDQNTQEIIMDEIMQSVCTLAQDQYGNYVIQHILEHGKPHERTIVISKLAGQIVKMSQQKFASNVIEKCLAFGSPEERQILVNEMLGTSDENEPLQAMMKDPFGNYVVQKVLETCDDQSLELILSRIKVHLNALKRYTYGKHIVSRVEKLITTGERRIGLLA; translated from the exons ATGGCCAGTGGGAGTAAGGTAGATGTGCAAAATTTGGATTTGAGGAATAGGACTATTGAAGACACCTTGCAGAGTGATCTGGAAAGGATACTGCAAGAGCAGCGTAATCAACAGTATATCAATCGAGAACGTGGTTTCGATATTTATAGGAGTGGAAGTGCGCCTCCGACAGTTGAGGGGTCGTTGAGTGCTTTTGGTAGTTTGAGGAACTTTGATTACGGAGGTAATAATGCTGGGaggagtaataataataataatgggatTTTGACTGAAGATGAGATTCGATCTCATCCGGCGTATCTTTCTTATTATTACTCGCATGAGAGTATCAATCCTAGATTGCCCCCACCGTTATTGTCAAAAGAAGATTGGCGTGTTGCACAAAGGTTTCAAGTTGGTGGGTCTTCTTCAACTGATGGATTTGGGGATTGGAGGAAGAATGCAACCCCGAATGGTGATAGCTCGTCGCTGTTTTCAATGCAACCCGAgttttcagcaaaacaggccgAAAATGATTTGATGGAGCTGAGGAAAGCCAGTGGACGGAATCTCTCTAGGCAGAGTTCAAATCACATGCTTGATAGACATATGGATGGTATGACAAGAATGCCAGGAAATGGTCTTGGTGTGAGAAGGACATGTTATTCAGACATTATTCAG CAGGATGGATTTGATCAACCTGCTTTGTCTAGCAATATGTCACGTCCAGCAAGTCACAATGCATTTGGTGATATTTCAACTGGCATTGTTGATCGCGAGTCCTTCGAGGGGTTGCGTTCATCAGCCTCTACCCCAGGTTTGATCGGACTTCAGAACCACAGTGTAAATTCTCACAATTTTTCATCAGCTGTGGGCTCTTCTCTGTCAAGGTCGACGACCCCTGAATCACACGTTATTGGGAGACCTGTTAGATCTGGGCTTCCTCATGTGGGTAGCGAAGTGTTCTCTGCTGAGAAAAGTGGTATTGGCTTGGGTAACCACAATGGTCGTTCTTCCAATATTAACGATCTTGCTGATATGGTGTCCTCTTTATCAGCATTAAATTTATCAGGTGTTAGACGTGCAGAACAAGATAATCTTTTGAAATCTAAGATGCAGATGGAAGTTGATAATCATGCTAATGTGTTGTTAAGCACACCGAACAATGCTAATTTGCCCAAACATAATGAGCTTGCATCGGAGCTGAATACATTTAGTTTAAATGAGCGAGTCAATCTACTGAAAAAAACTGCTTCTTTTGCTAGTCTCCGTTCAAATATGCATTCTACTGGAAATGTAACAAGTTTGCCAAATATAGACTTCACTGGCCAAGTTCCTGGTGCATATCCTGCAAACACAAAAGTGAATAATGTGTACAGTAATCATCTTGAtacag CTTTGAGGGGTCGGAGAGATGGACAAAATTTAGAGGCATTGGGAAATCAAGTGGGTTCGGAATTCAATTCTGCAACTCTAGACCCACTGGATCCACGCATCATCCAATGCATGCAGCAAAGTTCTGATTACCCCATGCATGGGATGAGTAGTTCTGGCGATCCTTTTCAAATGAGAAATTTCTCTGATGCTTCACATGGAGAGTTAGAGGGACTTCGGAATGCATATCTTGAAACACTTATTAGTCAACAAAAGCAGCTGTATGAACTCCCACTTCTAAGCAAATCTGGTCTTCTTAATCATGGGTTATTTGGGAGCCAACCATATGGTCTTGGAATGCCACATTCAGGAAAGCAGATGGCCAATTCCGCACTTCCTTCTATCGGATCTGGAAATCCACTATTCGAGAATGAACGTATCTCACACATAAATTCTATGATGAGAAGTTCTATGGGAGGTTCTGGCAGCTCATGGCATGCTGATATTGGCAATAACATGGAGGCTAGGTTTGCTTCATCCTTGCTGGATGAGTTCAAGAACAACAAAGCCAAACCTTTTGAACTTTCAGATATCACTGACCATGCAGTACAGTTCAG TACTGATCAGTATGGTAGCCGCTTTATTCAGCAGAAATTAGAAACAGCTTCAGTAGAAGAGAAGACCAAGATATTTCCTGAGATTATTCCTCATGCTCGTGCCTTGATGACTGATGTCTTTGGCAATTATGTCATACAGAAA ttttttgagcacggtactgaTAGTCAAAGAAAGGAATTGGCCAACCAACTTACAGGTCATGTCTTAACTCTTAGTCTGCAAATGTACGGCTGCAGAGTGATTCAGAAG GCCTTGGAGGTGGTTGATGTTGATCAGCAGAGCCAAATGGTGTCAGAGCTCAGTGGTGCAATAATGAAATGCGTGCGTGACCAAAATGGAAACCATGTTATTCAAAAGTGCATAGAGTGTGTCCCTCAAGATAGAATTCAGTTTATCATCTCATCTTTTTATGGACAAGTTGTTGCACTTTCTACTCATCCTTATGGGTGCAGAGTTATTCAG AGGGTTCTAGAACATTGTGATGATCAAAATACTCAAGAAATTATCATGGATGAAATCATGCAATCTGTCTGCACCTTAGCACAGGATCAATATGGAAACTATGTTATTCAG CACATCCTCGAACATGGTAAACCACATGAACGGACTATTGTTATCAGCAAGCTTGCGGGACAAATTGTTAAGATGAGCCAACAAAAGTTTGCTTCTAATGTCATCGAGAAGTGCTTGGCTTTTGGCTCTCCTGAAGAACGTCAAATTTTGGTGAATGAAATGCTAGGTACCTCTGATGAGAATGAGCCCTTACAG GCTATGATGAAAGACCCATTTGGAAATTATGTTGTGCAAAAAGTTCTCGAGACTTGTGATGATCAAAGTCTCGAGCTGATCCTTTCTCGCATCAAGGTTCACTTGAATGCCCTAAAGAGATATACTTACGGCAAACACATAGTTTCTCGTGTGGAGAAATTGATAACCACCGGAG AAAGGCGCATAGGGTTGTTGGCCTAA
- the LOC131643752 gene encoding amino acid transporter AVT1C-like, giving the protein MNNSVVSDNSFIIESEEEDDKDYNDGNDSDSSNYSNENPPQRKESSYNPSWPQSYRQSIDLYSSVPSPNIGFLGTSSFSRLSSSFLSTSLTRRHTPEALPSVTKPLIQQQIEDEPPQRRSSHTLLTPSARRSSMLKKDSKVSHEVPSRHCSFGQAVLNGINVLCGVGILSTPYAAKEGGWVGLSILFIFGILSFYTGLLLRSCLDSEPGLETYPDIGQAAFGTAGRIAISIVLYVELYGCCIEYIILEGDNLASLFPNAYLNLGIIELNPKTLFAVIATLAVLPTVWLRDLSVLSYISAGGVIASVLVVLCLLWVGVEEVGFQRSGTTLNLATLPVAIGLYGYCYSGHAVFPNIYTSMANPNQFPAVLVACFGVCSLLYAGGAVMGYRMFGEDTLSQFTLNLPQDLVATKIAVWTTVVNPFTKYALTISPVAMSLEELIPSDHSKSYLFSVFIRTGLVFSTLVIGLSVPFFGLVMSLIGSLLTMLVTLILPCVCYLRILRGKVTRLQTGLCIAIIIVGVVCSSVGTYSALAAIVKSLSG; this is encoded by the exons ATGAATAATTCAGTAGTTTCAGACAACAGTTTTATTATTGAAAGTGAGGAAGAGGATGATAAGGATTATAATGATGGAaatgattctgattcttcaaattACTCTAATGAAAATCCACCACAAAGGAAAGAAAGTTCTTATAACCCTTCTTGGCCTCAGAGTTACAG GCAATCAATTGATCTATACAGTAGTGTACCATCACCTAATATTGGATTTCTGGGAACTTCATCGTTTTCAAGATTAAGCAGTTCCTTCCTTTCGACGTCTCTAACAAGAAGGCACACTCCGGAAGCACTTCCTTCGGTCACAAAGCCTCTGATACAACAACAGATAGAAGATGAGCCGCCACAAAGACGTAGCTCTCACACCTTGCTTACCCCTTCTGCTAGAAGGTCTTCTATGCTTAAGAAAGACTCTAAGGTTTCTCATGAAGTTCCTTCTCGCCATTGCTCTTTCGGACAGGCTGTGCTTAATG GCATAAATGTTCTTTGTGGAGTTGGAATCCTTTCAACTCCTTATGCTGCTAAAGAAGGTGGATGGGTAGGACTTTCCATCTTGTTCATTTTTGGAATTCTTTCCTTTTATACCGGATTGCTCTTGCGTTCTTGCTTGGACAGTGAGCCTGGTCTTGAGACATATCCTGACATTGGCCAAGCTGCTTTTGGTACTGCTGGACGTATTGCCATTTCA ATAGTATTGTACGTCGAATTATAT GGCTGTTGCATTGAGTATATAATTTTGGAAGGCGACAACTTGGCTTCCTTGTTCCCAAATGCATACTTAAATTTAGGTATAATTGAGTTGAATCCGAAAACACTCTTCGCTGTGATTGCCACATTGGCTGTTCTTCCTACAGTTTGGCTCCGCGACCTTAGCGTTCTTAGTTACATTTCAG CTGGTGGAGTTATTGCATCGGTTTTAGTAGTTCTGTGCTTGTTATGGGTCGGAGTTGAAGAAGTTGGATTTCAACGCTCTGGGACAACGCTCAATCTCGCAACTCTACCTGTTGCTATTGGTCTTTACGGCTACTGTTATTCTGGACATGCTGTGTTCCCAAACATTTATACATCGATGGCAAATCCAAACCAATTCCCTGCAGTACTAGTAGCATG TTTCGGAGTTTGTAGCTTACTTTACGCTGGAGGTGCTGTTATGGGATACAGAATGTTTGGAGAAGATACACTCTCTCAATTCACTCTTAACCTGCCACAAGATTTGGTTGCAACCAAGATTGCTGTCTGGACTACG GTGGTTAATCCATTCACCAA GTATGCATTAACTATATCTCCCGTGGCAATGAGTCTTGAAGAGTTGATACCATCAGACCATTCCAAGTCTTACCTGTTTTCCGTTTTCATCAGAACAGGCCTTGTATTTTCCACCCTTGTTATTGGTCTCTCAGTTCCCTTTTTCG GTTTGGTAATGTCGTTGATTGGATCTTTACTTACAATGCTTGTA ACTTTGATACTCCCATGTGTTTGTTACCTAAGAATCTTGCGAGGCAAAGTCACGCGATTACAG ACAGGACTTTGCATTGCGATTATTATAGTAGGCGTTGTGTGTTCGTCGGTTGGAACGTACTCAGCGCTCGCGGCGATTGTTAAGAGTTTGAGTGGATGA